One stretch of Priestia megaterium DNA includes these proteins:
- a CDS encoding spore germination protein: protein MPAIVGVVNLNSVGSASVFHIGDVYTIAPISTAKTFAGAGSFNTGDGLYVVNQQSSTNTSDNDVNDQNVAGNL from the coding sequence ATGCCTGCCATTGTTGGTGTTGTTAATCTTAACAGTGTTGGTTCAGCCAGCGTCTTTCATATTGGAGATGTTTATACAATAGCCCCTATTTCCACTGCTAAAACATTTGCTGGCGCAGGTTCGTTTAATACAGGTGACGGATTATATGTTGTGAATCAGCAGAGCTCAACCAATACGTCAGACAATGACGTAAATGATCAAAATGTCGCTGGAAATCTATAA
- a CDS encoding spore germination protein GerPB translates to MNFYVNQSICIQSMKISAVSNSSVLQIGSVGVIKPNSNLFNTGGFTGAAPTETKKGILGSVSPSTFTPGTGAGTAPAPFSQSLTPPARDND, encoded by the coding sequence ATGAACTTTTATGTGAATCAAAGTATCTGTATTCAAAGTATGAAAATCAGTGCTGTAAGTAACTCTTCGGTACTTCAAATTGGAAGCGTTGGTGTCATTAAACCAAACTCAAATCTCTTTAATACAGGAGGATTTACAGGCGCCGCACCTACTGAAACAAAAAAAGGCATTCTTGGATCTGTTTCTCCTTCTACCTTTACTCCCGGAACCGGCGCGGGCACTGCCCCAGCTCCTTTTTCACAGTCGTTAACTCCTCCAGCTCGAGACAACGACTGA